A genomic segment from Nocardiopsis sp. Huas11 encodes:
- a CDS encoding IS701 family transposase: MPQPEESVDAVTAADLHAWKSQFEELCARFESRWVRPEPREHFRQYLRGLLAPLERKNSWTISEFTGEKRPTAIQRFINLTAWDADELRDDVRDYAMEHFADERAVLIADPTGFAKKGTKSAGVQRQYSGTLGRVDNCQIGTFLAYANTTGDRVLIDRELYMPAASWCDDPQRRAQARVPEDLVFSTRPQQVQAMIARTVAAGVPFAWVAADEEFGQSPGLRAFLEEQGIAYCMAVPKNTDRVSFSTSRYSKDTVELLAHAIGPGEWHRRSCGIGAKGFRVYDWALAESGTAGHQYVFRRSTDSGELAYFHCYNPRGEDVCELVRVIGSRWPIEECFEAAKQQAGLDQYQFRIYPAWYRHITLAMLALAFLAVVRHGSKKGARGLWTTSGDPGDTPDTRTETAPEGR; the protein is encoded by the coding sequence GCGAGCACTTCCGGCAGTACCTGCGGGGACTGCTCGCCCCCCTCGAGCGGAAGAACTCCTGGACGATCTCGGAGTTCACCGGAGAGAAGCGCCCCACCGCGATCCAGCGGTTCATCAACCTGACCGCGTGGGATGCCGACGAACTACGCGATGATGTGCGCGATTACGCCATGGAGCACTTCGCCGACGAGCGGGCCGTGCTGATCGCCGACCCGACCGGATTCGCGAAGAAGGGCACCAAGTCAGCGGGCGTGCAACGGCAGTACTCCGGCACGCTGGGCCGGGTCGACAACTGCCAGATCGGCACGTTCCTCGCCTATGCCAACACCACCGGCGACCGGGTCCTGATCGACCGGGAACTCTATATGCCCGCCGCGTCCTGGTGCGATGACCCCCAGCGCCGGGCCCAGGCGCGGGTGCCCGAGGACCTGGTCTTCTCCACCCGCCCGCAGCAGGTCCAGGCCATGATCGCCCGGACCGTGGCAGCCGGTGTGCCCTTCGCCTGGGTGGCCGCGGACGAGGAGTTCGGCCAGAGCCCGGGCCTGCGCGCCTTCCTGGAAGAACAGGGCATCGCCTATTGCATGGCGGTACCGAAGAACACCGACCGCGTCTCGTTCTCCACGAGCAGGTATTCGAAGGACACCGTCGAACTCCTCGCCCACGCGATCGGGCCGGGCGAGTGGCACAGGCGCTCGTGCGGGATCGGCGCGAAGGGCTTCCGGGTCTATGACTGGGCGCTGGCCGAGTCCGGGACTGCGGGGCACCAGTACGTGTTCCGCCGCAGCACCGACAGTGGCGAGTTGGCGTATTTCCACTGTTACAACCCGCGCGGGGAGGATGTGTGCGAGTTGGTCCGGGTGATCGGCTCGCGGTGGCCGATCGAGGAGTGCTTCGAGGCCGCCAAGCAGCAGGCCGGGCTGGACCAGTACCAGTTCCGGATCTATCCGGCCTGGTACCGGCATATCACCCTGGCGATGCTCGCTCTGGCCTTTCTAGCTGTGGTGCGCCACGGGTCTAAAAAGGGGGCCCGGGGTCTGTGGACAACCAGCGGCGACCCCGGGGACACACCGGACACCAGGACAGAAACCGCCCCAGAGGGCCGATAG